Proteins from a single region of Verrucosispora sp. NA02020:
- a CDS encoding WhiB family transcriptional regulator: MSRLNFTVDRRSSDHGDRWRDNSICRDMDGELFFPVGTGPSARNQTEQAKAVCRRCPVQLACLNWALESGEQFGVAGGMSEDERQALLRRGIRSVATA, translated from the coding sequence ATGAGCCGCCTCAACTTCACCGTCGACCGGCGCAGCAGCGACCACGGCGACCGGTGGCGCGACAACAGCATCTGCCGCGACATGGACGGCGAACTGTTCTTCCCAGTCGGCACAGGCCCGAGCGCCCGCAACCAGACCGAGCAAGCCAAAGCGGTATGCCGCCGCTGCCCCGTTCAACTTGCCTGCCTGAACTGGGCGCTGGAATCCGGTGAGCAGTTCGGTGTCGCAGGCGGCATGTCGGAGGACGAGCGTCAGGCACTACTGCGTCGCGGTATCCGCTCGGTGGCTACCGCATGA
- a CDS encoding helix-turn-helix transcriptional regulator has protein sequence MRTIPDLHPDDTSARDHIAGWLRRIRENRHISQAEAADRYGCNEFAISQMESRRSWHVATVQAWARIYDYRIQLTALGLTVPDDGDPMAAMYEHTSPSTAAAEDRLDLRIYVNNLARIRRASRISLATLGARMGCTEGAVSRRESNPDRVRVSTLQRHTRALGGVLDLSVVPTWQGAAA, from the coding sequence ATGCGCACCATCCCCGACCTGCACCCCGACGACACAAGCGCCCGCGACCACATCGCCGGGTGGCTGCGTCGCATCCGCGAAAACCGGCACATCTCGCAAGCCGAAGCCGCCGACCGGTACGGCTGCAACGAGTTCGCCATCTCGCAGATGGAGTCCCGCCGATCCTGGCATGTCGCCACCGTGCAGGCGTGGGCCCGCATCTACGACTACCGAATCCAGCTCACTGCGCTCGGCCTGACGGTGCCCGATGACGGGGATCCGATGGCCGCCATGTACGAGCACACCAGCCCGTCCACCGCCGCCGCAGAAGACCGCCTGGACTTGCGCATCTACGTCAACAACCTGGCCCGCATCCGCCGCGCCTCCCGCATCAGCCTCGCCACTCTCGGCGCACGTATGGGCTGCACCGAGGGTGCCGTTTCGCGCCGGGAGTCGAACCCGGATCGGGTGCGGGTGTCAACGCTGCAACGCCACACCCGCGCACTCGGTGGGGTGCTTGACCTGTCTGTCGTCCCCACCTGGCAAGGAGCCGCCGCATGA
- the dnaN gene encoding DNA polymerase III subunit beta, with the protein MKLRVERDQFADAVTNAARAIPNRPSVPVLAGVMLRADGDGVTVSAYNYDVSHEGHARGTVQDPGAALVSGRLLAALVKALPNKPVELASVGAHLELVCGSARFTLPTMPVEDYPTLPALPDTIGTVDTAAFVAAINRATIAASRDDTIPVMTGVRVEFRAGTVALLATDRYRLAVVECPFNATDPNLSVDLLIPASVLAETAKTWTGGSIEVSAAAGGDGLVGFADGRRKTTSRLLDGTNYPPVRSLFPADDMVKATAIIPAGDLAQVVKRVALVAERTTPVLLTFTPGDTTLVVEAGGAEEARASEAMPISSYSGTEALTVGFNPQYLIDGLANLDTAHAHIGFVDAFKPAVIASADSDGQPDPTHRYLIMPIRVSR; encoded by the coding sequence ATGAAGCTTCGAGTGGAGCGCGACCAGTTCGCCGACGCCGTCACCAACGCCGCCCGCGCCATCCCCAACCGGCCTTCTGTGCCCGTGCTTGCTGGGGTGATGCTGCGTGCCGACGGCGACGGGGTGACCGTGTCCGCCTACAACTACGACGTGTCCCACGAGGGGCACGCACGCGGCACTGTGCAGGATCCGGGTGCTGCTCTCGTCTCCGGCCGGCTACTCGCCGCACTGGTGAAGGCCCTACCGAACAAGCCGGTCGAGCTGGCGTCGGTGGGTGCCCATCTGGAACTGGTGTGCGGCAGCGCCCGCTTCACCCTGCCCACCATGCCGGTGGAGGACTACCCGACCCTGCCGGCCCTCCCGGACACGATCGGCACCGTCGACACGGCAGCATTCGTGGCCGCCATCAACCGGGCCACCATCGCCGCCTCCCGCGACGACACCATCCCCGTCATGACCGGCGTCCGCGTCGAATTCCGGGCCGGCACGGTGGCGCTACTCGCCACCGACCGGTACCGACTCGCCGTGGTCGAGTGCCCGTTCAACGCCACCGACCCGAACCTGTCCGTGGACCTGCTCATCCCCGCATCGGTGCTCGCCGAGACAGCGAAGACGTGGACCGGCGGCAGCATCGAAGTGTCGGCGGCGGCGGGTGGTGACGGCCTGGTCGGGTTCGCCGACGGCCGGCGCAAGACCACGTCACGGCTGCTGGACGGCACCAACTATCCGCCCGTCCGCTCCCTGTTCCCCGCCGACGACATGGTCAAGGCGACCGCCATCATCCCGGCCGGCGACCTCGCCCAGGTGGTGAAACGGGTCGCGCTGGTGGCGGAGCGGACCACGCCCGTACTGCTCACTTTCACCCCCGGCGACACCACGCTGGTCGTGGAGGCTGGCGGCGCGGAAGAGGCACGCGCGTCGGAGGCCATGCCCATCAGCAGCTACAGCGGCACCGAGGCGCTGACGGTCGGCTTCAACCCGCAGTACCTGATCGACGGACTCGCCAACCTCGACACGGCGCACGCACACATCGGCTTCGTGGACGCCTTCAAACCTGCGGTGATCGCATCCGCCGACAGCGACGGGCAACCCGACCCCACCCACCGGTACCTGATCATGCCGATTCGGGTGTCCAGATGA
- a CDS encoding HNH endonuclease produces MADVLPDAISAQGLTGCIDGVCGLPIIGRGRCRKHYMRWWRRTSKGQRQPALNFKTKTPAQRFWAKVDQRNKNECWPWRGSTTTFGHGEFYVSPERRQVPAHVYALELATGESCPTGMEGCHHCDNPACCNPDHIYYGTRQQNVDDMWRRNRGRRGSRHASARVTEEIALRIRERFASGDTQPDLAGEFGLTDSGISSIVNGKTWAHVGGPIKTHARPGRRPNRKAA; encoded by the coding sequence ATGGCGGATGTTCTGCCTGACGCGATCAGTGCCCAGGGGCTCACCGGATGCATCGACGGCGTTTGCGGCCTGCCGATTATTGGTCGCGGTCGGTGCCGCAAGCACTACATGCGCTGGTGGCGTCGAACGTCGAAGGGGCAGCGACAACCCGCCCTCAACTTCAAGACCAAGACTCCGGCGCAACGGTTCTGGGCCAAAGTCGACCAACGCAACAAAAACGAATGCTGGCCGTGGCGGGGCTCAACTACCACGTTTGGGCACGGCGAGTTCTACGTCTCGCCCGAACGTCGCCAAGTGCCGGCGCACGTGTACGCCTTGGAACTAGCGACCGGCGAATCCTGTCCGACAGGCATGGAGGGTTGCCACCACTGCGACAACCCGGCCTGCTGCAACCCGGACCACATCTACTACGGAACTCGGCAACAGAACGTCGATGACATGTGGCGGCGCAATCGCGGGCGACGCGGCAGTAGGCACGCCAGCGCCAGAGTCACCGAGGAAATAGCCCTCCGCATTCGCGAGCGCTTCGCCTCCGGTGACACGCAGCCGGACCTTGCCGGCGAGTTCGGTCTCACCGATTCCGGCATCAGCAGCATCGTCAACGGCAAGACATGGGCCCACGTTGGCGGCCCAATCAAGACGCACGCCCGCCCTGGTCGTCGTCCCAATCGAAAGGCGGCTTGA
- a CDS encoding single-stranded DNA-binding protein encodes MANDTPITVIGQLTDDPELRFTPSGAAVAKFRIASTPTRFDKEQQKFVDMEPLFLACTVWRQAAEHVAESLQRGARVIVSGRLRQRSYETREGEKRTVIELEVDEIGPSLRYATAKVQKMSRSGGSGGGDRSNGGGSFGGGQDDPWASSAPAASGARSGGGFNDEDPPF; translated from the coding sequence ATGGCAAATGACACCCCAATCACCGTGATCGGACAGCTCACGGACGATCCGGAACTCAGGTTCACCCCCTCGGGGGCGGCCGTCGCCAAGTTTCGCATCGCCTCGACCCCGACCCGCTTCGACAAGGAGCAGCAGAAGTTCGTCGACATGGAGCCGCTGTTCCTCGCGTGCACCGTCTGGCGTCAGGCCGCGGAGCACGTGGCGGAGTCGTTGCAGCGCGGTGCCCGCGTGATCGTGTCGGGCCGGCTACGTCAGCGGTCCTACGAGACCCGCGAGGGCGAGAAGCGCACCGTCATCGAGCTGGAAGTAGACGAGATCGGCCCGAGCCTGCGGTACGCGACGGCGAAGGTGCAGAAGATGTCCCGCTCCGGCGGTAGCGGCGGCGGTGACCGGTCGAACGGCGGCGGTTCGTTCGGTGGCGGCCAGGACGACCCGTGGGCTTCGTCGGCGCCGGCCGCGAGCGGTGCCCGGTCGGGTGGCGGGTTCAACGACGAGGATCCGCCGTTCTGA
- a CDS encoding HNH endonuclease has product MAVSRTLRFQILRRDKHTCQSCGRTAPEVKLEVDHVTPEALGGATVPENLRTLCADCNGGKSATPPDAAVVAQVSDDAVRWAEAMKVAANRMLADRERRARVHEEFDQAWHRWTGASDKQPLPRDADWQDSIDRLLAAGLPMPILSDCIDQAMRNKTIPADRIFRYMCGIAWKRVKELHSGASGLTQVDAPNSSPGGPIRALSDLVLGWADDQGRGQYMEEAKRELAEEGACSDPDAVHARAAFIGVVDLWHTKEAWAHAARSVMRGMPRHLLDRLYGQARDDALRAQARDAEDASGEEFKEEFKSDMRADEEFQSSALRLLGREIGQLSSSAANGRGD; this is encoded by the coding sequence GTGGCCGTTAGCCGCACGCTGCGCTTCCAAATCCTTCGGCGCGACAAGCACACCTGCCAGAGCTGCGGCCGAACCGCGCCCGAGGTTAAGTTGGAGGTAGACCACGTCACCCCCGAAGCGCTCGGCGGGGCGACCGTTCCCGAGAACCTGCGCACCCTTTGCGCTGACTGCAACGGCGGAAAGTCGGCCACGCCTCCCGACGCTGCCGTGGTCGCCCAAGTCAGCGACGATGCCGTCCGCTGGGCCGAAGCGATGAAGGTTGCCGCCAACCGCATGCTCGCCGACCGTGAAAGGCGAGCCCGCGTCCACGAAGAGTTTGACCAGGCGTGGCACCGGTGGACCGGCGCCAGTGACAAGCAGCCGCTCCCCCGCGACGCCGACTGGCAGGACAGCATCGACCGCCTGTTGGCCGCCGGCCTGCCGATGCCGATCCTGAGCGACTGCATCGATCAGGCGATGCGAAACAAGACGATCCCTGCTGACCGCATCTTCCGGTACATGTGCGGCATCGCCTGGAAGCGGGTGAAGGAATTGCATTCCGGTGCCAGTGGACTCACCCAAGTCGACGCACCGAATTCGTCTCCCGGCGGCCCCATAAGGGCACTTTCGGACCTTGTGCTCGGATGGGCTGACGACCAGGGGCGCGGGCAGTACATGGAAGAGGCAAAGCGGGAACTGGCAGAGGAAGGCGCATGTAGCGACCCGGATGCTGTGCATGCGCGGGCAGCCTTTATCGGTGTTGTTGACCTTTGGCACACCAAAGAAGCGTGGGCGCACGCCGCAAGGTCCGTTATGCGCGGAATGCCTAGGCATCTACTCGACCGCCTGTACGGGCAGGCGCGGGATGACGCGTTGCGGGCGCAGGCGCGGGATGCCGAGGACGCGTCCGGCGAGGAGTTCAAGGAGGAGTTCAAATCGGACATGCGGGCCGACGAGGAATTCCAATCGAGTGCGCTGAGGTTGCTCGGCCGTGAGATCGGACAGCTATCCAGCTCGGCAGCGAACGGCAGGGGTGACTGA